A single region of the Pseudalkalibacillus berkeleyi genome encodes:
- the rho gene encoding transcription termination factor Rho: MSFNLSQLENMKLKDLYVRAKELKISYYSKLTKRELIFAILKAQAEKEDLSFMEGVLEVISSEGFGFLRPINYSPSSEDIYISASQIRRFDLRNGDKVSGKVRPPKENERYYGLLHVAAVNGEDPDTAKERVHFPALTPLYPEQKMTLETSTKNVSTRIMDMISPVGFGQRGLIVAPPKAGKTTLLKEIAHSVTTNNPETELIVLLIDERPEEVTDIERSVQGDVVSSTFDEVPENHIKVAELVLERAMRLVEHKKDVVILMDSITRLARAYNLVIPPSGRTLSGGIDPAAFHKPKRFFGAARNIEDGGSLTILATALVETGSRMDDVIYEEFKGTGNMELHLDRKLAERRIFPAIDIRRSGTRKEEMLIAKEHLEHLWAMRKTMDDSYDFVDHFMKRIKKTKTNEEFFQMFEKERSGGQSKKMTVK; the protein is encoded by the coding sequence ATGTCCTTTAATTTATCACAATTAGAAAATATGAAACTAAAGGATCTCTATGTGAGAGCCAAAGAACTGAAAATTTCATACTACAGTAAACTGACGAAAAGGGAATTGATTTTTGCGATTCTAAAGGCGCAGGCTGAGAAAGAAGATCTATCCTTCATGGAAGGTGTTTTAGAAGTTATCTCTTCAGAAGGATTTGGCTTCTTACGTCCGATCAATTACTCGCCGAGCTCAGAGGATATTTATATTTCTGCATCCCAAATCAGACGCTTTGATTTGAGAAACGGAGATAAAGTATCAGGAAAAGTTCGTCCTCCTAAGGAAAATGAACGTTATTATGGATTGTTACATGTTGCTGCGGTTAACGGTGAAGATCCAGATACGGCAAAGGAACGTGTTCATTTCCCTGCGTTGACACCTCTTTATCCTGAGCAGAAAATGACGTTAGAAACGTCTACGAAAAACGTCTCAACAAGAATCATGGATATGATCTCACCTGTCGGCTTCGGTCAACGTGGATTGATCGTCGCGCCACCAAAAGCGGGAAAGACAACGCTATTGAAGGAAATTGCACATAGTGTAACGACGAATAACCCTGAAACGGAGCTCATCGTGCTCTTGATTGATGAGCGTCCTGAGGAAGTTACCGACATTGAACGTTCTGTACAAGGTGATGTTGTCAGCTCTACGTTTGACGAAGTTCCAGAAAACCATATCAAAGTAGCGGAACTTGTACTTGAACGTGCAATGCGTCTCGTTGAGCATAAGAAAGATGTCGTTATCTTGATGGATAGTATCACTCGTTTAGCGCGAGCGTATAACCTTGTCATTCCGCCAAGTGGTCGTACACTTTCAGGTGGTATCGATCCTGCTGCTTTCCATAAGCCGAAACGATTCTTCGGTGCAGCGCGTAACATCGAGGACGGAGGTAGTCTGACGATTTTGGCAACCGCACTCGTTGAAACGGGCTCTCGTATGGACGATGTCATTTATGAAGAGTTCAAAGGTACAGGTAATATGGAGCTTCACTTGGATCGTAAACTAGCAGAACGTCGTATTTTCCCTGCGATCGATATTCGTCGATCTGGAACACGAAAAGAAGAAATGCTGATTGCCAAAGAGCATCTTGAGCACTTATGGGCAATGCGTAAGACGATGGATGACTCCTACGATTTCGTTGATCACTTTATGAAGCGAATTAAGAAAACGAAGACAAACGAAGAATTTTTCCAGATGTTCGAGAAAGAGCGTTCTGGTGGCCAGTCGAAAAAAATGACGGTCAAATAG
- the rpmE gene encoding 50S ribosomal protein L31: MKQAIHPDYKTAKVTCACGNEFETGSIKENIRVEICSECHPFYTGRQKFADAGGRVDRFKKKYNLK; the protein is encoded by the coding sequence ATGAAACAAGCAATCCATCCGGATTACAAAACGGCGAAAGTTACTTGTGCTTGTGGGAACGAATTTGAAACAGGCTCAATTAAAGAAAACATTCGCGTTGAAATTTGTTCTGAATGTCATCCGTTCTACACAGGACGTCAGAAGTTTGCTGACGCTGGTGGACGTGTTGATCGCTTTAAGAAAAAATACAACCTTAAATAA
- a CDS encoding UDP-N-acetylglucosamine 1-carboxyvinyltransferase, with protein MEKLMIEGGHPLEGTVQISGAKNSAVALIPAAILADSTVTIDHLPNISDVGLLRDLLEDIGGEASLEGNSLIVNPENMISMPLPNGKVKKLRASYYLMGAMLGRFKKAVIGLPGGCNLGPRPIDQHIKGFQALGATVTNEQGAIYLRADELVGARIYLDVVSVGATINIMLAAVRAKGRTIIENAAKEPEIIDVATLLSSMGARIKGAGTDVIRIDGVDSLHGCRHSIIPDRIEAGTYMILAAAMGNGVTIDNVIPLHLESLIAKLREMGIHIEESDDSVFVKRDRELNGVDVKTLVYPGFATDLQQPFTALLTSTEGTSIVTDTIYSSRFKHIDELRRMGANVKVEGRSAIINGPTPLEGAKVKATDLRAGASLVVAGLMSQGITEITNIEHIDRGYENLVEKLQGLGAKVWRENFDVEELDEVNQS; from the coding sequence ATGGAGAAATTAATGATCGAGGGTGGACATCCCTTAGAAGGAACGGTACAAATCAGTGGTGCGAAGAACAGCGCGGTCGCGCTTATTCCGGCTGCGATTTTGGCTGATTCAACCGTAACGATCGACCATCTCCCGAACATCTCAGATGTAGGACTTTTACGTGACTTACTAGAAGACATCGGTGGGGAAGCGAGCTTAGAAGGCAATTCACTTATTGTGAATCCTGAAAATATGATTTCTATGCCGCTACCGAACGGTAAAGTTAAAAAGTTAAGAGCCTCCTATTACCTGATGGGTGCGATGCTCGGTCGTTTCAAAAAAGCGGTCATCGGTCTTCCTGGTGGATGTAATTTAGGACCAAGACCAATTGATCAACATATAAAAGGTTTCCAAGCACTAGGTGCAACCGTAACGAATGAACAAGGTGCGATTTATTTGCGAGCAGATGAGCTTGTCGGTGCACGAATCTACTTGGATGTAGTAAGTGTTGGTGCGACCATTAACATCATGCTGGCGGCCGTTAGGGCAAAAGGTCGAACAATTATCGAAAATGCTGCAAAAGAACCGGAAATCATCGATGTTGCGACACTTCTATCAAGTATGGGTGCGCGCATAAAAGGTGCAGGTACAGATGTCATTCGAATTGATGGTGTTGACTCGTTACACGGTTGCCGTCACTCTATCATTCCTGACCGAATTGAAGCAGGCACGTATATGATCTTGGCTGCAGCAATGGGGAATGGTGTTACGATTGATAATGTGATTCCACTCCACTTAGAATCATTGATTGCTAAGCTTCGGGAAATGGGCATTCATATAGAGGAGTCTGACGATTCCGTTTTCGTGAAACGAGACCGTGAGCTTAACGGAGTTGATGTGAAAACACTCGTTTATCCTGGGTTTGCAACCGACTTGCAACAACCGTTTACAGCACTTCTGACGAGTACGGAAGGTACAAGTATCGTCACGGACACGATTTACAGCTCCCGTTTTAAGCATATTGATGAGTTAAGACGTATGGGCGCTAATGTAAAAGTTGAAGGACGTTCAGCGATCATTAACGGACCAACGCCTCTAGAAGGAGCAAAAGTGAAAGCAACTGACCTTAGAGCCGGTGCTTCGCTCGTTGTCGCTGGATTAATGTCGCAAGGAATCACTGAAATTACGAACATTGAACATATCGATCGTGGCTATGAAAATCTCGTTGAAAAGCTTCAAGGATTAGGAGCCAAAGTATGGCGCGAGAATTTTGATGTTGAAGAGTTGGATGAAGTAAACCAGTCTTAA
- a CDS encoding response regulator produces MKGKILIVDDQYGIRILLNEIFKKEGYKTFQAANGVQALSIVKNEQPDLLILDMKIPGMDGLEILRRVKKIDQEVGVIIMTAYGELDMIHEAMELGAITHFAKPFDIDEIREVVKNNLPIRS; encoded by the coding sequence ATGAAAGGTAAAATTCTTATTGTAGATGACCAATACGGAATAAGAATCCTTCTTAATGAAATCTTTAAAAAAGAAGGGTACAAAACATTTCAAGCTGCCAATGGCGTTCAAGCTCTTTCAATAGTAAAAAATGAACAGCCTGACCTGCTGATCCTTGATATGAAAATTCCAGGTATGGATGGTTTGGAGATTTTGCGAAGAGTGAAGAAAATTGATCAAGAAGTAGGGGTCATTATTATGACGGCTTACGGTGAACTTGATATGATTCACGAAGCGATGGAATTAGGTGCCATCACACACTTTGCAAAACCTTTTGATATTGATGAAATTCGCGAAGTCGTTAAGAATAATTTACCAATTCGCTCATAA
- a CDS encoding DUF2529 family protein, with the protein MLKIFTTQLFGVFRKIQEQEEDRIEDCGRLLAQTIIGDGTIYIKGFDEMDAIAGVIMNSNEKLPSIQRYHEKVELEPEDCLLIFARTADDERLQRLVEATHSCGTSVLTIGAVEEDQPSKNEEFHIDMKIIYGLVPDDEGKRVGYPPFMCALYVYYALFFTVSEMLEEYEIER; encoded by the coding sequence ATGTTGAAAATTTTTACAACCCAATTGTTCGGTGTGTTCCGTAAAATACAAGAACAAGAAGAGGATCGTATAGAGGATTGTGGTAGATTGCTCGCCCAGACGATTATAGGCGACGGTACAATCTATATTAAAGGGTTCGACGAAATGGACGCAATCGCAGGCGTCATAATGAATAGTAATGAAAAATTACCATCCATTCAACGTTATCACGAAAAAGTAGAGCTCGAGCCAGAAGATTGCTTGCTCATTTTTGCAAGGACGGCTGATGATGAAAGATTGCAACGACTAGTCGAGGCTACGCACTCATGTGGCACGTCCGTTTTAACAATCGGAGCTGTTGAAGAAGATCAACCTTCAAAAAATGAAGAATTTCATATAGATATGAAAATAATTTATGGACTCGTTCCTGATGATGAAGGCAAACGGGTTGGTTATCCGCCTTTCATGTGTGCCCTATATGTGTACTACGCACTGTTCTTCACTGTCTCGGAAATGCTTGAAGAATACGAAATCGAAAGATAA
- the fsa gene encoding fructose-6-phosphate aldolase, whose amino-acid sequence MKFFIDTANIDEIREAHELGILGGVTTNPSLVAKEGVDFHERLREITSLVSESVSAEVIGLKYEEMIEEGKELAAIAPNITVKVPMTKDGLKAVKTFTELGIKTNVTLIFSANQALLAARAGATYVSPFLGRLDDIGQDGLSLISEIAEIFNVHRIKSQIIAASIRNPIHVTEAALRGAHIATIPSKVLTQLMNHPLTDQGIEKFLADWNKSQK is encoded by the coding sequence ATGAAATTTTTTATTGATACAGCAAATATAGATGAAATTCGTGAAGCTCATGAGCTTGGTATTTTAGGCGGTGTAACAACGAACCCTTCATTAGTAGCGAAGGAAGGTGTTGATTTTCATGAGCGCTTACGTGAAATTACATCACTCGTATCTGAATCGGTCAGTGCAGAAGTCATTGGATTGAAGTACGAAGAAATGATCGAAGAAGGTAAAGAGCTTGCAGCAATTGCTCCTAACATCACGGTTAAAGTGCCAATGACGAAAGACGGATTAAAGGCAGTAAAGACATTCACTGAGCTTGGCATCAAAACAAATGTGACGCTTATTTTCTCAGCGAACCAAGCATTGTTAGCGGCTCGTGCAGGTGCTACATACGTATCACCATTCCTTGGACGACTTGATGACATTGGGCAAGATGGCCTTTCGTTGATTTCTGAAATCGCAGAAATTTTCAATGTACATCGTATTAAATCACAAATCATTGCTGCATCAATCCGTAACCCGATTCACGTAACGGAAGCAGCACTTCGTGGTGCGCACATTGCGACGATTCCATCGAAAGTTCTAACTCAATTAATGAACCATCCTTTAACAGACCAAGGAATTGAAAAGTTCTTGGCCGATTGGAACAAGAGTCAGAAATAA
- a CDS encoding thymidine kinase, producing MYVMKKDGWVELICGSMFSGKSEELIRRVRRATFGKQNVQVFKPMIDDRYSKEEVVSHNGTSVIALPVKNSSEISNIVSFDTEVVAIDEVQFFDEEIVEVIQQLANSGKRVIVAGLDQDFRGEPFSVVPDLLALSESITKLHAVCLVCGSPASRTQRLIDDKPASYNDPIILVGASESYEPRCRHCHQVPEHPKTTKKKQPQTF from the coding sequence ATGTACGTAATGAAAAAGGACGGTTGGGTCGAACTTATCTGTGGCAGCATGTTTTCGGGAAAATCAGAGGAGTTGATTCGACGAGTACGACGTGCTACGTTCGGGAAACAAAATGTACAAGTTTTCAAACCGATGATTGATGATCGGTACAGTAAAGAGGAAGTGGTTTCTCATAACGGGACCTCAGTAATTGCGCTTCCGGTAAAAAACTCCTCAGAAATATCAAACATTGTGTCGTTTGATACGGAAGTCGTAGCGATTGATGAGGTGCAGTTCTTTGATGAAGAAATCGTTGAAGTAATCCAGCAGCTTGCGAATAGCGGGAAACGTGTGATCGTTGCTGGACTTGATCAAGATTTCAGAGGCGAGCCTTTTAGCGTTGTGCCTGACCTACTAGCTCTATCTGAAAGCATCACCAAACTTCATGCAGTTTGTCTCGTGTGTGGCAGCCCGGCAAGTCGAACGCAAAGGTTGATCGATGATAAACCTGCTTCATATAACGATCCGATTATTTTAGTCGGTGCCTCAGAATCATACGAACCAAGATGTCGACACTGTCATCAAGTACCTGAACACCCGAAAACGACCAAGAAAAAACAACCGCAAACTTTTTAA
- the rpoE gene encoding DNA-directed RNA polymerase subunit delta — protein sequence MLDTYSKEELKEVSMIEIAFHILQENKKPTPFTELVSQVAKMRNMSSAEQKQRIAQFYTDINVDGRFVCMGDNQWGLKVWYPVETSDEELASTIKPKKKKSKKKSKAKLAEEEEDFEDFEEDLEDDFDDLEDDFDDEELEDDFDDDDEDDDLDDDDTDIPDDEDVDDEEEEK from the coding sequence ATGCTCGATACGTATTCTAAGGAAGAATTGAAAGAAGTTTCTATGATTGAGATCGCATTTCATATTTTACAAGAAAATAAGAAACCGACGCCATTCACTGAATTGGTAAGTCAGGTTGCGAAAATGCGTAACATGAGTTCAGCTGAACAAAAACAACGAATCGCTCAATTTTACACGGATATCAATGTTGATGGACGTTTCGTATGTATGGGTGATAATCAGTGGGGTCTTAAAGTCTGGTACCCTGTTGAAACAAGTGATGAAGAACTTGCATCAACCATCAAACCAAAGAAGAAAAAGTCGAAAAAGAAATCAAAAGCTAAACTTGCTGAAGAAGAGGAAGATTTCGAAGACTTCGAGGAAGATTTAGAAGACGATTTCGATGATCTTGAAGATGACTTTGACGATGAGGAATTGGAAGACGATTTCGACGATGACGATGAGGATGACGATCTGGACGATGACGACACAGATATACCAGATGACGAAGACGTTGATGATGAAGAGGAAGAAAAATAA
- a CDS encoding CTP synthase, with product MSKKYIFVTGGVVSSLGKGITAASLGRLLKNRGVKVTIQKFDPYINVDPGTMSPYQHGEVFVTGDGAETDLDLGHYERFIDIDLNKYSNVTTGKIYSTVLKKERRGDYLGGTVQVIPHITNEIKERVFRAGRETNADVVITEIGGTVGDIESLPYLEAIRQIKSDIGVENVMYIHCTLVPYIKAAGEMKTKPTQHSVKELRSLGIQPNVIVVRNEMPLPQEMKDKIALFCDINPDSVIEAMDAETLYKVPLALQDQNLDKIVCNHLKLNCQEADMTEWKELVNRVTNLKNKTKIALVGKYVSLPDAYISVVESLRHAGYEFDTDIEIDWVNSENVTDENVTEILGDADGILIPGGFGDRGIEGKISAIRYARENKVPMLGICLGMQLASVEFARNVLGHKDAHSAEIDPATTHPIIDLLPEQKDVEDLGGTLRLGIYPCKLKQDTHAYAAYNEEVVYERHRHRFEFNNEFREEMEKAGFLFSGTSPDGRLVEIIELEDHPWFVASQFHPEFISRPTRPQPLFRDFVNAATNLQK from the coding sequence GTGTCAAAAAAGTATATCTTCGTAACTGGTGGAGTAGTATCTTCCTTAGGTAAAGGAATCACAGCAGCATCACTCGGACGACTATTGAAAAACCGTGGCGTAAAGGTGACGATCCAAAAGTTCGACCCATACATTAACGTCGATCCAGGAACGATGAGCCCATACCAACACGGTGAAGTTTTCGTTACCGGTGACGGTGCAGAAACCGACCTAGACTTAGGTCACTACGAACGGTTTATCGATATTGACCTTAATAAATATAGCAACGTTACGACAGGTAAAATCTATTCTACAGTTCTAAAAAAAGAACGACGCGGAGATTACCTCGGAGGAACAGTTCAAGTAATTCCTCACATAACAAATGAAATTAAAGAAAGAGTGTTCCGCGCTGGACGTGAAACGAACGCAGATGTTGTCATCACTGAAATCGGCGGAACGGTCGGAGATATCGAAAGCCTTCCATACCTTGAAGCAATTCGCCAAATTAAGAGTGATATCGGCGTGGAAAATGTCATGTACATTCACTGTACGCTCGTTCCGTACATTAAAGCTGCAGGGGAAATGAAAACAAAACCGACTCAGCATAGTGTGAAGGAATTACGTAGTCTTGGCATACAGCCAAATGTCATTGTGGTGCGTAATGAAATGCCACTTCCACAAGAAATGAAAGACAAGATCGCATTATTCTGTGACATCAATCCTGATTCAGTAATTGAAGCAATGGATGCTGAAACACTTTATAAGGTGCCACTCGCTTTACAAGATCAAAACCTTGACAAAATTGTATGTAATCATTTGAAGCTCAATTGTCAGGAAGCGGATATGACTGAGTGGAAAGAGCTTGTTAATCGCGTTACTAATTTGAAAAATAAAACGAAAATTGCGCTTGTAGGTAAATACGTTTCTCTACCAGATGCTTATATTTCTGTTGTTGAATCTCTTCGCCACGCAGGTTACGAATTCGACACAGACATTGAAATCGACTGGGTGAACTCTGAAAATGTTACCGATGAAAATGTTACAGAAATTCTAGGTGATGCAGACGGGATTTTAATTCCTGGAGGTTTTGGAGACAGAGGTATTGAAGGTAAAATTTCTGCGATCCGCTATGCTCGGGAAAATAAAGTGCCGATGCTCGGAATTTGCCTTGGTATGCAGCTAGCATCCGTAGAATTTGCACGAAACGTACTTGGTCATAAGGATGCGCACTCAGCTGAAATTGACCCAGCAACGACTCATCCGATCATTGACTTACTACCTGAGCAAAAAGACGTTGAAGATCTTGGAGGTACGCTGCGATTAGGAATCTACCCATGTAAGCTGAAACAGGACACGCACGCATATGCAGCTTATAACGAAGAAGTTGTTTATGAGCGTCACCGTCACCGTTTCGAATTCAACAATGAATTCCGTGAAGAAATGGAAAAAGCAGGATTCTTGTTCTCTGGGACAAGCCCGGATGGCCGTCTTGTCGAAATTATTGAGCTAGAAGATCACCCGTGGTTTGTAGCATCACAGTTCCACCCAGAATTTATCTCTAGACCAACAAGACCACAACCATTGTTCCGTGATTTTGTAAACGCAGCAACGAATTTACAGAAATAA
- the fba gene encoding class II fructose-1,6-bisphosphate aldolase has product MPLVSMKEMLEKAKAENYAVGQYNLNNMEFTQAILQAAEEEKSPLICGVSEGAARYMGGFKTVVNLVESLMEEYNVTVPVAIHLDHGSSFEKCVQAINAGFTSVMIDGSHYPLEENIALTKKVVEVAHAVGVSVEAELGRIGGQEDDVIVDDAEAAYAIPSECDQLIRETGVDCFAPALGSVHGPYKGEPNLGFDRMQEISELTGVPLVLHGGTGIPTKDVKKAITFGHAKINVNTESQISASKAVREVLAEKPELYDPRKYLGPAREAIKETVKGKMREFGSSNKA; this is encoded by the coding sequence ATGCCTTTAGTTTCAATGAAGGAAATGCTCGAAAAAGCCAAGGCGGAAAATTACGCAGTTGGTCAATATAACTTGAATAACATGGAATTTACACAAGCGATTCTTCAAGCTGCAGAAGAAGAGAAGTCACCATTAATCTGTGGTGTATCTGAAGGTGCTGCACGCTATATGGGTGGATTCAAGACAGTGGTAAACCTTGTTGAGTCTCTAATGGAAGAGTACAACGTTACTGTCCCAGTTGCGATTCACTTAGACCACGGTTCAAGCTTTGAGAAGTGTGTGCAAGCGATCAATGCTGGTTTCACTTCTGTTATGATCGATGGCTCTCATTATCCACTAGAAGAGAACATTGCGCTTACGAAAAAAGTTGTAGAAGTTGCTCACGCTGTTGGCGTATCAGTTGAAGCCGAGCTTGGACGTATTGGTGGACAAGAAGATGATGTAATCGTTGACGATGCTGAAGCAGCTTATGCGATTCCATCTGAGTGTGACCAATTGATTCGTGAAACGGGTGTTGATTGCTTTGCTCCTGCACTAGGATCTGTACACGGACCGTATAAAGGTGAACCAAATCTAGGTTTCGATCGTATGCAGGAAATCAGTGAATTGACTGGTGTACCACTTGTCCTTCACGGTGGAACAGGTATCCCTACAAAGGATGTTAAGAAAGCCATTACTTTTGGACATGCAAAGATAAACGTCAACACTGAAAGCCAAATTTCAGCTTCTAAAGCTGTAAGAGAAGTACTTGCTGAAAAGCCTGAACTTTACGACCCACGTAAATACTTAGGGCCTGCACGCGAAGCCATTAAAGAAACAGTTAAAGGTAAAATGCGTGAATTTGGTTCTTCAAACAAAGCGTAA
- the glpX gene encoding class II fructose-bisphosphatase: MERSLSMELVRVTEAAALASARWMGRGCKEEADDAATSAMRDVFDTVPMKGKVVIGEGEMDEAPMLYIGENLGTGVGPSVDVAVDPLEGTNIVANGTWNALAVLAIADEGNLLHAPDMYMDKIAVGPEAVGKVDINASVTDNLKAVAAAKNKDVEDVVAVILNRERHQKIIDEVREAGARIKLIQDGDVAAAINTAFDDTGVDILLGSGGAPEGVIAAVALKCLGGELQGKLLPQTDEELARCKEMGIDDIERVLYMDDIVKGDDAIFAATGVTDGELLKGVRFKGASGTTQSVVMRAKSGTVRFIDGKHSLKKKPNLVIKP; this comes from the coding sequence ATGGAGAGAAGTTTATCTATGGAGCTCGTCCGTGTCACAGAAGCAGCGGCTTTAGCTTCTGCACGCTGGATGGGGAGAGGTTGTAAGGAAGAAGCGGATGATGCTGCTACTTCCGCAATGAGAGATGTATTTGACACAGTTCCGATGAAAGGAAAGGTTGTCATTGGAGAGGGAGAAATGGACGAAGCACCGATGCTTTATATCGGTGAAAACCTTGGAACAGGCGTTGGTCCAAGTGTTGATGTTGCTGTTGACCCTCTTGAAGGTACGAATATCGTTGCGAACGGAACATGGAACGCACTTGCGGTACTCGCGATTGCGGATGAAGGCAATCTTTTACACGCACCAGATATGTATATGGATAAAATTGCAGTTGGACCAGAAGCAGTTGGGAAAGTTGACATTAACGCTTCAGTCACGGACAACTTGAAAGCCGTTGCGGCTGCAAAGAATAAAGATGTAGAAGATGTTGTGGCGGTTATCTTAAACCGTGAACGCCATCAGAAAATCATCGATGAAGTACGTGAAGCAGGCGCACGAATCAAGCTCATTCAAGACGGTGACGTTGCCGCAGCGATCAATACAGCATTTGATGATACAGGTGTCGACATTCTTCTTGGCAGCGGGGGCGCTCCAGAAGGTGTGATCGCAGCCGTAGCATTGAAATGTTTAGGTGGAGAGCTTCAAGGTAAGCTGTTACCACAAACGGATGAGGAACTAGCACGTTGTAAAGAAATGGGCATCGATGACATCGAACGCGTCCTTTACATGGATGATATCGTTAAAGGTGACGATGCAATTTTTGCAGCAACTGGCGTTACGGACGGTGAGCTGTTGAAAGGGGTTCGTTTCAAGGGAGCTTCAGGAACGACTCAATCGGTCGTCATGCGAGCGAAGTCTGGAACAGTCCGTTTCATTGACGGAAAACACAGCTTGAAGAAAAAGCCTAATCTTGTCATAAAACCATAG